TAGTCATCTGCAAACTTTGATTCAGTACCTGTTTTTCTTCATGAAACACTATATTTCCTTCACCTTCTATATTTCTATTAGCTCAGCATCACATGTGGTTTCACCCTGCTGTATCCCTCATCCCTGTTGTCGCTGCTTCTTCATTTGAGAAAGGCCTTTTAGCTAAACTTTCTGAAAATCAGAAAGTGTGCACTGTGATTATTTCATTGTACATCAATAGTTAACCAGAATCCTTTAAGATCTGAGAGTTAGCATTTTATGCAATTAATTTGGtgtcaaataaagtaaaagtaaattaaataaaaacatcccACACATATTCATGTCTTGCGTTTACATTGTATGGGCTACTACttcatacattttaatgcatCATACACATTATTTGGTAAAGATATcaagtaaattacattttatcttAGTCATATAATATCTTGTTATGTATACAACCTTTAGAACTACATTGGCTGTACTGTATAAGGTTGCATATGctttaaatattacattatttgtGCAATCACTCCCAAAGGGAGTTATTCCTTCAGCACATTGTTCTCATTCCTATGAACTGGACTCATTTTACCTGTCAGGGTTTAAATGAATAGCTTTGTAAGTAAAATGTGCTCACTGCAAGAGTATAGCTGCTTGCTGTGGTTTCATTTAATTGTgcgtgcatctgtgtgtttatccTTCGAACAGGACCAGTCAGAGTGACAAGATTACATCTGGTCCTGTACTGTTTTCTGCTGTCTCTAATCATATGTAAGTGTACTGAAGAATTTGTTCTACTCTAACATGTTGTGCAGGTACACTAAATGCACATGGGAAAATTTGCTTGTGgcataataaatgtaaattagaACCTTGTTTTCTGAACTACGTGCTAAGTAGATCCCCTTCAGGAAGGTCTATTTTTTGCGTTTTGTCTTGTCTGTAACAGATTATTAGAACTGTCTCCTGTAATATTTCAGACACAGCCATAAgaaaaaaattgtttaaataAGGTTGTGGTACGAAATAAGGTAGGAAAGTGTGCATGAGTGCAGATGGTGTTGGAATAATTAGAAAACTATGATTTGCCCCTTCAGACTTCCTCCATGGACGtaaagctgctgtcagtgtggaATCACCTCATCCTATCTTTCACGCTTTGGGACTGGAGAGGGGAAGACCAGTGACAGACATGAAGGTTTTCAAGGTAGCAGTGCAGCAAACTCCCATGGAGACACCATGGGGTGCTCCGTTAGTGTGGGGTGACACCCGTAAGTCAGCTCGGCGTAGGGCTAAATTCGAACACCGGGGAATCCGTACAGGCCTGCTGGCACTCGTGGTGGGGACTTACGCCCAGTTCATCCGACGTTTCCTCTCTTCAGCTGAAACCCACTTTCTCCCTGGTCAGATGGTTACGTACTACATCCTCACAGACAATCCCCGTTCACTAGATCCGCCCATCAAGTTGGGGCCTAAACGACAGCTGAAGGTGGTTCCTGTTGCAGAGCTGCCTGGCTGGGACAGATTGGCCCATCGCCGGATGGCCCTGCTCGCTGATGCCATCAAAAACCCAATCGGCAGCGAGGTTGAATACATCTTCTGCGCTGACATCGATCAGGAGTTTGTGGCCCCTGTGGGAGAGGAAATCCTGGGAGACCTGGTGGCCACGTTGCACCCAGAGCTCTATGGGATGCCTCGAAATACATTTCCTTACGAAGTTGAAGAGGTCTCATCAGCTTGCgtggaggaggacaaaggagaCTACTACTACACCTCCGAGCTGTACGGAGGATTGGTGTCTGAGATGTACAAACTGGCTCAAGCCTGCTCTTTGCTCATTCTGCAGGACCATGCTAACGGGGTAAAGGCCCGGGGCCTCGAAGAGAGCTACCTGAACCGCTACCTGATTGACCACAGGCCAACCTGCGTGTTGTCACCAGAGTACAGCTGGTGGGACTCGGCCCTGGCTGCTGATGTGCCTGTGCCCAGAGTGATCTCCTTGGGAAGGCAGCACGAGGCTTAAGATAagcaaaaacattaaatcagTGTAAAAGGAGGGTTCTCCTGGCTTGAACCCATTGAAGTATGGATGTTAATCCCCCTCCCACATGAAGaactacatttttattgtcCAATTTCCTTTTGGAGAGGTTCTCCCCTCAAGTATTATAACAAGACCGGAGATGAAGGGAAAATATGAAGAGGATGCACATATTCCAATCATCTTGATTCAACTCATAATTCAGAGTTTCCATTTAATATTCTGCTCGATTAGCCAATAAATGTAGCCTTCAATCCCGCAGAAGCAAACTGCACAATCTGCTCTCAATTAAAGTCCCATTTGTGTGAACAGTGTCTCCGTGTGCCCACTATCTCTTCCAAAGCAGACGAAAAAGAATTGACCTGTCTCTTTAAACGAAGCACTGCCCTCTCCATTAATGTCAGCCTCGGAGATACTGCTCCAGTGGCTTTGTGGTCAGCAGCGATAACAGTCAACAGTGTAAGTGCACACTTTCCCCGCAGTGGCCAATCATTAACTGGAAGAGCTGCTGTTTCAAGGTCTTTAAATACCAGGTGGGGAATGAATGGATACAGCAGGATGCTGTTTCTCCAGGTTACACCTGTATAGAAGCTGCCATGTTTAAGCGAAAATAGTTCAAATTGAAACTGGTGAAACTGATTCAGGGTGTATTGAAGTAATTTTCCATTAAGAACTGTTGTTTTTCCCATCCATGAGTTGGAGTAAAAGATAAACTCAAATGACCTCATGTTGGTGGTTGTTATGTTTTTTGTgagtctgcctctctctttctccaacacacacacacacacacacacacatactcccacattcacactctgttttctcctccttgtgtgctgtgttttaatgGGAGggttaaacagcagcagatggctTTTTCTCACTGCCAGCAGAGTCTGTCCTCAGGGCCAGATCGCCACGTGGAGTGAAGTTGAAGGTAAACTTCAGATAATCCCTTGAAGCAAATTTTCagatattgtgtttgtttgtttttttaactaatCTGCCTAAGATATTGTAGCTTCCCGTCTCCTAACAGCCTGCTCCCATAAACAACATGCACATATAGCACAATATGACCCGCAGATGCTCCTAAACATTGTTATGGTTATTGTTGTTATGAACACTCAGtcacctatatatatataaagcctTCCTCACATACATGATCCATGCTGAGCCCCCCTTTTCACGCCATAATGCAAAGCAGTTTAAAGAATTCTTGGTTTAAATCCCCGGCATGTGGTTTACTGGTGGTCAGGGAACctactggcagcagcagcataacCTAAGGCAAAGAAGGAGGCAGTGTGGAAATCCATAGCACAAAAACCTTTACACGTGTAAGCCTGTTTCTATAATTAACAGCAATTAAGTCTTAATGTGTTGAAAGACAACAGATATAAACCCCCcttgtgcatatatatatatgtgtaaatatatacGTAGCTGCAGAGAATGTTCAATATGAAATTGTCTTAATGCAAAGGGCTAGGCATCATAATCTTCTTTCTTGagtatgtttttattgtgtgagCACATTTATTACTTTGCTAAAACGAGCTGTTTGAAAGATGTCTTGTTTTATGACCTGCTGAAACAAAACTCTTAGCCCATCTCTTAGCTTCGCTGTTAGCTGTGTGCCAAAGTTGAACATTTCCTTTGTCCTCTGgtcttttttagattttgtatttcatgtGAATTCGTCTGGTATTTGGTGGTATTTTTCCTAAATACTAAGACAACATATTATTGACAGCCCTGGGTCATTAGCTGTCATACTGATACTGTGACATGTGCTTAAAGGCAGTAATgtaaaatttgatttaattgtaaatttccccgtcttgggactaataaaggaatatcttatcttatctatttACACTGGGTCTAGTCACGCAGTATAAAGAATTATTAATTCCTGATTAGTTTAATGTGGGTTCGGCTTAATGTCTTAGCTACAGGGCTTTCACCCATGAAAATGGGGTGCAAATCCTCTGTGAGACTAACAGAGATttacattaattaatttgtaGACTTAGTTAGCTTGTGTCATTTTTTCAGTTACagattggttatgtttaggcaccaaaactacttggccGGGTTCAGGAAAAGATCAtgatttgggttaaaatgaTAAGTCAAATATAAGAGGCAGGGTGCATTAGACACACGGGTGTAAATAGTGTTGCTGACTACTAACACCTGGGTACAAATGCCATGCTGCCTAAAACATTTTGGTTATGGCTGCACTGACAGTCGGTCAACCTGAATGAATTCAACCATACAGTATTGTGGGCTTTAACAATACAGTGGTGAATGATGGGGTTATTCTGACATACTGTAACACTATAGAAGTGACACATAGAGAAAAACATGCTCATCTACAGATTGGccaaatatacatatacatatacatctATATTCAAACAATACAGAGTTTGGAGCTCACCtgtcctgcatgtgtttgtactgAAGGAGAAGCTGGAGTATCTGGATAAAATCCAGCCCAGGAtgttgctgtgagacaacagtgctAGCTAATGAGCCACTGTGCCACAGTCATGCCTGCCTATTAGTGTCAATTATAGGTCACTCACAGGCAAGTTAAACTACTGGAGACATTATAATGATGGGGTGATTACTCCGTCGCACCTGTGTTGATGATAAAATTTACCTTTATGTTACAACATTCTAAATATTTGAGCATATTACAGTGAACTTCAATAGTCAATTCAGTTCTCTAATTAAGCAAATATTCATTGAAGGTCCTGTTGCCACTAAATGACCTGGCTTTGAACTTGCATTGAGTGTGTTCGGTCTGTGTTTCTGCCATGGATGCATACAGTGGGTGGACATAGTGTTGGAGGGttccattcattcctatgaaagctgctcagtggcgCATGAGGTCAAAAAAGTTCAACTTGCCGGCCATAAAAGTGCCCGGATCTTCCACATTGTTGGGGCCATGGAGCATGCACACTAGCGTCTTGGGTTTGCTGagccggctaacttcctgttagccctccactATGatgaatgggaataaaatgattttaactgtgcagctcttctagactttccaaatatTATCCGACCAAATGGATCgaattctgatggtgaaacgagtcatttcACAGGGGttgtgactttaaaaaaaaatgtatctgctgaCTTTCACAATGAAAGTCTATAAGGAAAAGTCTCTTTGGACCTAATGGCATCATGTTGTAATTCCACAGTTTGGCCACTATATAAGATTGGCTTCCTGTGGGCCTCTGCAGCTAAAGTTTTGACTCCTCTAACTTGCAttggatgttttatttgaaacatCGCACATTGAGAACAATAACATCAATATCGTGAGCGATATTACTCTTTAAACATCATCAGCAATATTACTTTTTTCATGTGTTAtattgattttcattcattttcaatatcatgtaaaaaaatatttttaaaattattctaAATTATCTTTCTTTATGGTTACTTTTAAGTAACTTTTGCTACTTTTATTGATATTCTTATACTTTCTACGTTTATTATTCTATTGTTTTTAATTCTTATATTGCTTAAAACTTTCAGCAGTTTCTGGCACAAGCATTTCCTTCAAAATAATAAAGTCTTatcatatcttatcttatcttatcttaaaaacaaacttattatgaaaacagattttcaaTAAAGTAATCAACTGGCAATGCAGTtagaaaacaatacaaacaacaaGTCATTAGCAGCATCCACATTAATATCCgcattaatattaatatctcTTTAGCGAGAAAGATAAAGAGTTGGAGGTCATCATAGCTGCTTTTCAATCataaacattcaaacatttattaaatgtataCACTGTTGGTAAAGACTGGGCTCTGATGAGATTTTAGTGGGTGTGGGCAGCACTACTTGTTGGAGTTTACTTCATTAACAATACAGTAAAAGGTCACATGGGAAGGAGCAATCTAATTCTGACAAAAAAATCCTTTGATCTCACAACAAAAGGGGCATCTTTATCACTGTTAACTGATGTCAGGCTCCATGCCCTAAAACATGTGCCTCTGATTAGCACCAAAAACCGGAGCCTGGCCAAATAAGGCAtctaataatgatgattaacTTTTGTAGTTAGTCAGTTAGTCGCTTGGtttaagaaaaatgaaacagtaaATTTAGCCCCATTTGGAAGATAATCATCAGTGGTCACTCAGTAAAATACAGTTAATTAAGAACTTCACAGATAAGTCTTCCTGTGTTTAATGTTTAGCCTTAAACAAAGGGTGAATAATTTCAACGTATTCTTCAGACTGTGTTCTTAGAGCTTCCATCAGGTGACACGTCTGTAAACACAGAAGCTCTAAAATCAATGGGTCCTATCCACCCCAAAGCCTTTATTCAATTGTTTGCACAGCAGGCAACCTGTCAGACAAACCAGAGCCCCTCTGGAATTAAAACAGACCTGGTATTTAAAATTTGCATGGATTTAAACCAAGCGTACTTGTAGGGGTGTGTTTGTCCATTGTTGGGTAGATAAAGGGTACAAGCAGTGACGTTTATGATGTGATGGGTGGGGTGAAGAGCGTTGTTTCCGATTTTACATTCCACACGTGTAACAGAATC
This region of Pempheris klunzingeri isolate RE-2024b chromosome 2, fPemKlu1.hap1, whole genome shotgun sequence genomic DNA includes:
- the LOC139218722 gene encoding globoside alpha-1,3-N-acetylgalactosaminyltransferase 1-like, yielding MALFPFCKTPAGPVRVTRLHLVLYCFLLSLIIYFLHGRKAAVSVESPHPIFHALGLERGRPVTDMKVFKVAVQQTPMETPWGAPLVWGDTRKSARRRAKFEHRGIRTGLLALVVGTYAQFIRRFLSSAETHFLPGQMVTYYILTDNPRSLDPPIKLGPKRQLKVVPVAELPGWDRLAHRRMALLADAIKNPIGSEVEYIFCADIDQEFVAPVGEEILGDLVATLHPELYGMPRNTFPYEVEEVSSACVEEDKGDYYYTSELYGGLVSEMYKLAQACSLLILQDHANGVKARGLEESYLNRYLIDHRPTCVLSPEYSWWDSALAADVPVPRVISLGRQHEA